A window of the Chloroflexus sp. Y-396-1 genome harbors these coding sequences:
- a CDS encoding serine/threonine protein kinase: MTRSNTFEQLGVIGRGLTGTVYRARMRDGTLVAHKVLDEDKRRDRMVFGYFTNEKVVLQRIRDHRRHPHIVEYVADNFVKPPFWLATRLVDGVSLSTILNAQTLAFTIGKPQHPSLVVRVITDIADALDYLHTGVPEYSPIVHRDVKPDNILVGKDGRAVLIDFSIATHPYYGLTDEKVMGTLGYMAPEQLIGQEQPASDQFALAMVALQMLTGRRVRPSGATAWRKQIEEWQSTNYADIRQWLGKRTHTANIVCKALSVDPQQRFPSCKQFADSLRAALEQDGEKVSEKIRLKLPEPSSTPAQLPARSSWIAVGLIVAMAILLLAFAISSNLGTQTITAQDMPTSTLVPSNQFTGRVGTSIVPTSAPTSTIAPSQPVSTLAPVLPQSTLVPSGMGFVKMRQREPLRAGPSTETRILLWMPEGARAERTGREQQQGSFTWYEIRYNDQVGWCRSIFCISN, encoded by the coding sequence ATGACTCGATCAAATACATTTGAACAGCTTGGTGTGATCGGTCGTGGTCTGACCGGTACGGTCTACAGAGCACGGATGCGCGACGGAACGCTAGTTGCACACAAGGTTCTAGATGAGGATAAACGGCGTGACCGGATGGTGTTCGGTTACTTTACCAACGAGAAAGTAGTTTTGCAGCGAATTCGTGATCATCGGCGTCATCCCCATATCGTGGAGTATGTGGCGGACAATTTCGTCAAGCCACCTTTCTGGCTAGCCACCCGTTTGGTGGACGGAGTCAGTTTGAGTACCATTCTCAATGCGCAGACGCTAGCCTTCACTATTGGGAAACCCCAACATCCATCATTGGTTGTGCGGGTGATCACAGATATCGCTGATGCGCTGGATTACCTACACACCGGTGTTCCTGAATATAGCCCGATTGTGCACCGTGATGTGAAGCCAGATAATATTCTGGTTGGAAAAGATGGACGGGCAGTACTAATTGACTTCAGTATCGCAACTCACCCTTATTACGGTTTGACTGATGAGAAGGTGATGGGGACGTTAGGCTATATGGCGCCTGAACAATTGATCGGTCAGGAACAGCCAGCGTCAGATCAGTTTGCGTTGGCGATGGTGGCACTCCAAATGTTGACCGGTCGGCGCGTGCGACCAAGTGGGGCTACAGCCTGGCGAAAACAGATCGAAGAATGGCAAAGTACTAACTACGCCGACATCCGACAATGGTTGGGCAAGCGTACCCATACTGCTAACATCGTGTGCAAGGCGCTGTCGGTTGATCCCCAACAGCGTTTCCCATCGTGTAAACAGTTTGCTGACTCTCTCCGAGCGGCACTCGAACAGGATGGGGAAAAGGTTTCCGAGAAGATCAGGCTGAAACTCCCTGAACCTTCATCGACCCCTGCACAATTACCTGCTCGATCATCGTGGATTGCAGTTGGCCTCATTGTGGCAATGGCAATCCTGTTACTTGCCTTTGCAATTTCCAGTAATTTAGGCACTCAGACTATTACAGCTCAAGATATGCCTACATCTACTCTGGTACCATCAAATCAGTTTACAGGTAGGGTAGGAACATCTATTGTACCGACATCAGCTCCTACGAGCACCATTGCACCGTCCCAACCTGTATCGACACTGGCCCCGGTGTTACCACAGAGTACACTTGTGCCGAGTGGTATGGGTTTTGTGAAAATGAGACAACGAGAACCACTACGCGCCGGACCTTCAACTGAGACGCGCATTCTACTATGGATGCCGGAAGGGGCGCGAGCTGAACGCACCGGACGAGAACAACAGCAG